The genomic window GTCCTCGCTTGCGGTTGACCTGGCACGGGAGAGCGGGCTGACGCTGGTGGGCTTCCTGCGCGGCGACTCGATGAACGTCTACGCGGGCGAGGACCGTATCGCGCTGGCGCCGGAGCCGACACGCTGATCCGGGCCGGCCGCCGGAGCGGGTCAAGGGCGCACGATCAGGTTGGCCGGTTACCGCCCTGACTGCCATCACGCCCCGCGATAACGTGCCGCCATGTTCGAGCCGGCGCAGTTGCGTACGTTCCTTGCCGTCGCGCAGACGCTGAGCTTCACGCAGGCGGCGCACCGGCTCGGGCTGCGGCAGTCCACGGTCAGCCAGCATGTGCGGCGGCTGGAGGAGGCCGCGGGCTGCCGGCTGTTCCTGCGGGACACCCACGGCGTGGAGCTGACCGAGGACGGCGAGGCCATGCTGGGTTTCGCCCGGCCGATCCTGGAGGCCAACGAGCGGGCGGCAGCCTTCTTCGCCGGGACCCGGCTGCGCGGGCGGCTGCGGTTCGGGGTCTCGGAGGACTTCGTGCCGACCCGGCTGCCGGAGATCCTGGCGGCCTTCCGGCACGACCACCCCGAGGTCGACCTGGAGCTGACCGTCGAGCTGTCCGGGACGCTGCACCAGCGGCTCGACGCGGGCGGCCTGGACCTGTGCCTGGCCAAGCGGCACAGCCCGGAGGGCCCGGGCCGGCTGGTGTGGCGGGACAAGCTGGTGTGGATCGGCGGCGAGCGGCTGCGGCTCGACCCGCGCCGCCCGGTGCCGCTGATCGCCTTCCCGCCGCCGGGGATCACCCGGGCCAGGGTGCTCGACGTGCTGGAGCGGCACGGCAGGGCGTGGCAGGTGGCGGGCACCAGCGCGTCGCTGAGCGGTCTGGTCGCGGCCGCCAGGGCGGGGCTGGGGGTGATGGCGCACGCGCAAGGGCTGATTCCGGCCGGTCTGGTCCGGGTGCCCGCCCGGGCCTGCGGGCTGCCGGACCTCGGCGGGGTGGATTTCGTGCTGCTGCACGGCCGCCGGGACTCCCGCGCGCAGGAAGCGGCGGACGCGCTGGCCGAGGCCATCCTGGCGGCCGGCGACCTGCTGCACCGGCCGCTGCCCTGAGCGGCGGGAAGCAGCCACCGGCGGCGTGTCCGAGGGGTGGTGCCGGCTGGGACACGGGGGGCGGGAGGGGGCCGAGAGGGTGGAGCGACCGTGACCGTGCCGGGCAGATTTGGTGGAGATCCGCGGCCCTCCCGGTGGCGGAGCTGAACCCCGGATTCCGCCCACGACCTTGTCACAGCCGGAAGACACGCCTCGACCAGCACAAACGTCCGAATCACCGATAATCTGCGACCCCTCCCGCAGGCCTTGCGGATCGGGTAACTTACGGCCCCGCACTGAGCGGTCCGAGGAGAGCACCCGTTGCGTCAGTTCACCGTCCCCTCACTGGCCACCGCACCCAAGGCCGGCGGTTTGGCGGATGCCGTGTTCGGCAACGCTCTCCAGGCCCCGGAGCAGGTGGTGCTGGCCCGCGCCGACGACCAGGGCGCATGGCACGACGTCAGCGCCGCCGAATTCCGCGACCAGGTACTGGCGGTCGCGAAGGGCATGCTGGCCCAGGGCGTCCGCTTCGGCGACCGGGTCGCCATCATGTGCCGCACCCGCTACGAGTGGACGCTGTTCGACTTCGCGCTGTGGGCGATCGGCGCCCAGTCGGTGCCGGTCTACCCGACCTCGTCCTCCGAGCAGGTCCGCTGGATGCTGCACGACTCGGGCGCGGTCGCCGCGGTCGTGGAGCACGAGGACCACGCCATGACGATCGGCGCCGCGGTCGACGAGCTGCCCCGGCTGCTGCGGCTGTGGCAGCTGGACGGGGGGTGCGTCGAGGAGCTCTCGGAGGCCGGCCGGCACATCGGCGACGACGTCGTGGAGCGGCACCGGCTGGCCGTGACGCCGGACGCGGTCGCGACCGTCATCTACACCTCGGGCACCACCGGGCGGCCCAAGGGATGCGTCCTGACCCACGCCAACTTCATGGCCGAGACCGACAACGTGGTGGCGCGCTGGCAGCCGGTCTTCGCCAGCAAGCCCGGCGAGGAACCGTCCACGCTGCTCTTCCTGCCGCTCGCGCACGTCTTCGGCCGGATGGTCGAGGTGGCCTGCGTCCGGCACCGGATCAGGCTCGGGCACCAGCCCAGCATGACCGCCGCCGATCTGATCCCGTCGCTGGCCGGCTTCCGGCCGACCTTCGTGCTCGCGGTGCCGTACGTCTTCGAGAAGGTCTACCAGGCCGCCCGCCGCAAGGCGGAGATCGGCGGCAGGCTGGGGCCCTTCGACAAGTCCGTGGAGGTCGCCGTCCGGCACGCGGAGGCGATGGAGGCCAAGGCCTTCGGCACCGGGCCCGGGCCGAGCACGTCGCTGCGGATGCAGCACCAGCTCTACGAGAAGCTGGTCTACAGCAAGGTGCGCGACGCGCTCGGCGGCCGGGTGCGGCACGCGATATCCGGCGGCTCGGCGATGGAGCGCCGCCTCGGACTGTTCTTCTGCGGCGCGGGCGTGACGATCTACGAGGGTTACGGCCTCACCGAGACCACCGCGGCCGCGACCGCGAACCCGCCCGAGCAGACCCGTTTCGGCACCGTCGGCCAGCCGGTGCCGGGGACGACCGTGCTGATCGCCGAGGACGGCGAGATCTGGCTGCGCGGCGGGCAGGTCTTCACCCGCTACCTCAACAACCTCAAGGCCACCGAGGAGGTCCTGCGGGACGGCTGGCTGGCCACCGGCGACATCGGGGCACTCGACGAGGACGGCTATCTGACCATCACCGGGCGGAAGAAGGAGATCCTGGTGACCAGCGGCGGCAAGAGCGTGTCGCCGATCGCGCTGGAGGACCGGGTGCGGGCGCATCCGCTGGTCGGGCAGTGCGTGCTGGTCGGCAACAACCGGCCGTACGTGGCGGCGCTGGTGACGCTGGACCCGGAGGCGGTGACGCACTGGCTGACGATGCGCGGCAAGCCGCGGCTCCACTCCTCCGAGCTGCTGCACGACCCGGACCTGGAGACCGAGATCCGGCGGGCGGTGGTCGCCGCCAACACCCTGGTCTCGCAGGCCGAGTCGATCAGGACGTTCCGGATACTGGGCGAGCAGTTCAGCGAGGAGGGCGGCACGCTGACACCGTCGATGAAGCTCAAGCGGCGAGCGATCGAGACCACGTACGCGGCGGAGATCGCCGCGCTCTACCGGCCGTGAGCGCCGCTCCGCCGGACGGCCGGCCGTGAGCGGCGAGCACCGGGTCAGCGCCGCTCACGGCCGGTCGTCCGCGCAGAGCTCGGCGAGGTCGCACTCGTCGGCGGCGCCCGGCCGGAAGGCGTAGACCTCGCCCGGGGTCCACTGGCCGCCGTCGAGGCGAACGGTGCGGACCGCGAGGCTGTGGGCGCCGCCCTCTCTGGCCACGAAGAGCTCGTTGTAGCCGTTGCGCTCCTCGGTCTCCCGGCTGGCCAGCGCGGGCGCCCCGGCGATCCGCAGCGTCCACGGCGGGCCTGCGCCGAGCAGGCGCTCGGCGGCCGCGAAGGCCAGATGGGTGTGGCCGTGCAGCACCAGCGAGATCCTGGCGGCGGCGAGCGCGCGCTTGGCCTGCCCGGCGTTGACGACCCCGGAGTAGGGCGCGACCTCCACCGCTGGGACCGGGGACAGCGGGTGGTGCAGGGCGGCGACGGTGACGTAGCCGTGTCCGGCCGAGAGCCGGTCGAGGACGCCACGGGCGATGACACCGGGGTCGTGGCGCTCGAAGTCCCGGACGGCGGCGGCGATCCCGGCGTCGTCGGCGGACGCGGCCGCACCGTCGGCGCCGCCGCCCGCGGCCAGGTAGCGCTCCTGGAAGCCGCGCAGCAGCTCGCGGTCCTCGTCGCGGGCGGCCTCGCCGCCGGATTCCGCGCTGCCGAGCAGCGCGAAGCGGAGCCCGACCCCCTGGTAGCCGACGTAGAGCCGGCGCTCCCGCGGGTCGGCGAGCTGCAGGTCCGGGTGCGGCAGGCCGGCGAAGTTCGCCGCGAACCACCGGTGCCTGGCCTGCGGTGACGGGTCGAGTGCCAAGTCCCAGGACACGTCGTGGTTGCCGCCGACCAGCAGCACGCGCGGGTCGTCGGGCCGCAGGTCGCGGTGCGGGGCAAGCAGCGCCGCCAGGTCGTCCAGCCAGCCGCGGGCCAGGGCGCCGTGCGCCTCGGACGGCCGGTCGACGATGTCGCCGGTGACGACCACCAGGTGCGGGGCGCGGCCCTGCGCGGCGAGTTGGCGTACGTGGTCCAGGTAACTGTCCAGTGCGGTGCCTGCGCCGGCCAGCGCCGCGATGCGGTGCCCGGCCTGCGTGGGGTCCTTGGTGTCGACGGTCGCCGACAGCCGCCCGCCGTGGTGCAGGTCGGAGATGTGGTGGACGCGCAGCACCTCGGGCAGGTGCCTGGCAAGCACCGGGTCGTCGGCCAGCGAGGCGCCGCGGCGCACCCGGTCCGCCGCGTCCACGGCCGCGGCGCCGTACGCCGTCACGTCGGCGGCGGACCCCTCGCCGTACGCCGGTTCCGCGGACCCGGCGGGCGCCGTCCTGGCCGGGACGGTGAGGCCGGCGGCACGCCAGCGGGCAGCGCGCAGGGCGGCGCGGTGCTGCTCGCCGAGCCCGTTGCGGAACCACTGCTGGATGTACTCGTGGCGGTCGTCGGCCACCTCGACGGCGGCCCGCAGCAGCGCTTCGGAGTCGGCGCGCAGCGCGGGGCGCTCCTCGGCGGTGTGCAGGGCGAGTTCGAGGAGGAAGGGGGTGTGCAGCCAGCCCGGGTCCGCCGCGCGCAGCCGCTCCACCAGTGCGGGCGCCCACTGCGGCGCCCTGGCCGCCATCCGCGCGCACTCGTCGGCGTCGAGCACCGGCGGGCGCAGCACGTCCTTGCGCACGTCGGGCCCCAGGTGCCCGACCAGCAGCGCGCTTTCCGCGGGGGTGGCCAGGACCAGAGCGGTGGCGCCGGTGTCCTTGACCCGCAGCAGTCCCTCGGCGAGCGCCTCGGGCGGCACGCCGGGACCGCCGGGCCTGGCGAGGGCGGGTTCGTCGACGATGACGAGCTGTCCCTCCTCCACCGGCGGCGCCGGCCTGGCGCCGGTCAGGCAGCCGAGCCTGGTCCTGCGCACCGAGACGGAGGACCGCAGGTCGACCCGTACGGTGCCGCCGTCCGCCCTGAGGCCGGCGATGCCCGCCGCCAGCCAGGTCTTCCCCGCCCTGCGGGGCATGACGACCAGCCAGGCCGCGCTGTTGGGACGGGCGCCCTCGGCGGGCGGCCGGATCCAGCTGGGCAGCCGTCCCGGCCCGAGCCTGACGTCGAGGTCGGCGCGGTAGGACTGGCTCGGCCGGAAGACGCTCATACAGGTAACTCCCCGTCGCGCAGCGAAATGTCGTTCCTGGCGATCCAGTCGAGCAGCGGAGGGTCGTCCAGCCACTCCTCGCCCGGCCGCAGCAGCCCCACCTCGCGCAGGTCCTCCCGCTGGGCTGGGGTGGCGTCGCGCGGCATCGTGCCGGGCGCGGTGAGCAGCGCGGCCCGGCCGGCCGGGCCGATCTCGGCCCAGCGGGACTGGAAGTGCAGCGAGCACTCGTCGAGCAGCCGCGCTCCGATCAGCGCCCGCAGCGCGTCCGCGCTGGACAGCGCGCTCAGGTCGTTGCCCTGGACGGCGCGCACCAGGGCGTCGCCGACCACCTGGAGGTAGTAGGGCCAGCTGCCGACGGCGGCCACCACGGCCGCCGCGGTGGTGTCCCGGCCCAGCGCCACCCCGAGGTTGGCGGCGGTGCCCGACAGGAAGTCCAGCGCGGCGTCCCGGTCCAGCGGGCCGAGCAGCCGGGCGTTGACGTCGTTGCCGAAGCTGGAGCCCGGCGCGGTCAGCGCCCAGCGCACCACGGTCCGCCAGTCCTTCTCGGTGCCGGTGTAGACCAGCCAGGCGCCGGCCTGGCCGAGGTCGCGCAGCCAGGAGACGGCGGCGGGGCCGTAGTCGGTCAGCCGTCCCACCTCGTCCAGCAGGAAGACCAGCCGGGATCCGGCCGCGGACTCCGCCGCCTTGTCGAGCAGTGCCTCGGCGGGGTTGCCGGCGTCCCGCACCCAGCGGTCGAGCAGACCGGCCAGCGCGTCGGGGTCGTCCGCCACCTCGGACTTCGACGGCGGCACGGTCAGCCGGTGGATCTCCCTGCGGCCGCCTTCCGCGGCCAGCCGCCGCCTCAGCTCTTCGAGCACCCAGCTCTTGCCCGCCCTGCGCGGCCCGAGCAACGCGGCCGAGGCACCGGTGGCGTGCCGGTCGCGCAGCCAGGCCAGCACGTCCTCCCGGCCGACCGGGCGGCCCTTGCCGGGGCCGACGTGGAACTTCTCCGCGGCGCGCGGCGCGTCGTCGATGGTGAACGGCCGCCGCGCGTGCGGTACGTGCGCCTCGCGGGTGCGCAGCTCGGCGGCCAGCCGGTCGAGGGCGTCGCTCTGGCCGCGTCCGGTGGGCTCGCCGTCGAGCAGCGCGATCTGCAGCTCGACGGGGCTGAACGCCTGGAAGGCTCGACCGGGTTCGAGAGGAGCTGCGGGGACCTCGACGCCCCAGCCCGGGTAGTCGTCCCTGGCCCGCTGGTTGAAGACCAGTGCGTCCTGCACCTGAAGTCCCGCCCGCGTCGCGAAGGCCTCCAGCATCGTTTCGGCCGTCAGCACGAGCTGGATGCCGGCCGCGGGGCCCTGGCTGCTCAGCAGGTCCAGATCGTCCGCCATCCGGCCGCCGTCGTGCTGCGCGAACTCGGCGAAGGCCTCCCAGCGGTCGAGCAGCAGCACCAGATACGGCAGCCTGCGCTCTTCTGGCACCGCCTGGCGCTGGGCGGCGATGTCGCTGAAGCCGCCCTCGGCGAAGAGCTGCTGGCGGCTGTAGAGGGCGGCGGTGAGCCGGCCGACGAGCCGCGCCATGTGATCGGGCCGGCCCCGGGTGACCACCGCGCCGCAGTGCGGCAGCCCGCTGAGCGCCTGGAGGGCGCCGTTGCCGCTGTCGATACCGAACAGGTGGACGTCAGCGGCGCTGTGCCGTACGGCCAGGGCTGCCGCGATCGTGCGCAGGAGCTGCGACTTGCCGCTGCGCGGCGCGCCGATCGCGGCCAGCGGGCCGTCCGCGGCGAGGTCGAAGAGCGCCGGCTGCCTGCCGGGTTCGTCGGCGAACTCCATCACCCCGTACGCCACCGGTGCCGGGTCCCGTACGGGCCCTTCCGGCGCGGGCAGTTCGGACAGCGTGACGACCAACGGCAGCTGGTCGGGCAGCGGCCCCGGGACCGAGGGCAGCCCGATGTGGCGGGCCGCGGTGCGGACCGCGGACACCAGCTGGTCGAGGTCGGTCGGCCCGGCGCCGCCGCGGCCGCCGGACGGTGCGGCGTGTGCCGGCTGGTTCCGGGGCGGGGCAGGGCGGTCGAGCTCCCGCATCGTGACCTTGAGGTCCAACGGGTGCGGCCGGTCCGGCTCGACCGGCATGGCGGCCTGGAATTCACGGAGTTCGTCGGCGCCGCTGCGCAGGAAGGCCCGGCCGGGGTTCGACCGGGGGATCGCCGCCGCGTCGGGCGCGTCGATGACCGCGACGCTCTCGTGGGCGCCGGATACGCGCAGCGCGATCCGCAGGTTGGTGGTGGACTGGATGACGGACGGCAGCAGCCCGCCGGGACGCTGCGTGGCCAGCACCAGGTGCACGCCCAGCGAGCGCCCGCGCTGGGCGATGTTCAGCAACCCGGTGACCAGGTCGGGCAGTTCGCGGACCAGACCGGTGAACTCGGCGATCACGAAGACCAGCCGCGGCAGTGGCGGCAGGTCCCGGTCCCGGTCGCGCAGGTGGTGGTAGTGGTCGATGTCCCGGGCCGCGTACGTACTGAGCTGGGTCTCCCGGGAGCGCAGCGCGGCCTGCAGCCGGCCCAGTATCCGCTCGGCCTGGCGGGTGTCGAGGTCGGCGATCAGGCTGGTGACGTGCGGCAGTTCGGCGACGCTGCCGAAGGCCGTGCCGCCCTTGTAGTCGACCAGGACGAAGATCATCTCGTCCGGCCGGTTGGCGACGGCGAGCGAGGTGACCCAGGTACGCAGGAAGGCGGTGCGCCCCGAGCCGCCGGCCCCCGCGACCAGGGCGTGCGGGCCGTGCCTGCGCAGGTCGACCTCGAACGGGAAGCCGTCCGCCTGCCCGACCACCGCGGTGGTCGACCGGGGCACCGCCGACCAGCGCGCGACGATCGGCCCCGGGTCCTCGGGCGAGTCCAGGCCGAGCAGTTCCGGCAGCGGCCGGTCGGCGAGATCCAGCGCGCGCTGTACGGTCGCCGCGTCGCGCAGCGGTGCCAGCGCCCTGGCCGGCGCCTCGAACCAGCCGCCGCGCGGCAGGTCGGCCATGACCGGATACCGCACACTCCCCTCGACGACCTGCGGACCGCCGTCCGCCTCGGTGTCGAGCGACCACCCGCAGCCGGGCGGCAGGTGGCGTGCCTCGGTGCCCAGGCACACGACGTACATCCCGACCGCGGGCCCCTCCTGGACCAGCCTGGCGACACCGGGCAGCGCGCGCAGCCGGCGGATGCCGTCCAGGATCAGCACGACGGCGGGTCCGGGCGGGCCGTCCGCCGCCGCGCCCTCGCTGACGCCGGCGGGCGGCGCCGGGGGCGCGGGTTCCGCGCCCGGGGACGCCGCGGCCGGCGGTTCCGCCGCCGCGGCGGCCGCACCGCGCTGCCGGTCGGCGAGCAGCAGGAGCAGCTCGCCGATCTGCTCGGCCACCGAGGTCGGGTCGGCGTGCACCCGGGGCGCGTCGCCGTCGTCCAGCGCGGAGGAGGAGCGCGGCAGCCACCGCAGCCACCGCCAGTCCAGGGCGCCCCTCGCATCGGTCAGCACCCGCAGGACGACATCCTCCGGGCAGTGGTGGACGGCGGTCTGCAGTGCGAGCCAGCCGGCCAGCCGCCGGGGGCGGTCGCCGGCGCCGACCACACCGATCACCCCGTGCTCCGGCAGGCTCACCACGGCGGGAAAGGCGTGCTCCGCCAGCGGCACGAGGCCGCCCGCCGCCGGGAGGCGGAAGCCGGGGCTGGCGGGGGCCACGGTGCGCAGGCCGGAGCGCAGGGCGAGGAAGTCCGGGTCGGCGCGGCGGCGTTCCCACAGCCGCCGGCCGTGCAGGACGGCGGTCATCTTGACGTCGGCCGGTTCCGGGTACGCCCTGGCCAGCAGGGCGGCGATATCGGGTACGACCTTGCCGGCCAGCCGCAGGTCCGCCAGCGATTCGCCGGACAGCGCGAGCGGCGTCCAGGCCGCGTTGATGGCGACCACCCGAGCCCGGAGCAGCCGGCCATGCTCGCGCAGCCGCATCAGACGCGCGTCGGAACCGTGCCACCAGCGCACTCGTGCGGGCGCTTCGGGGGAGTCGGCCCGCGCTTGCGGCAGGACGCGCGGCGGCCGGGCGAAGAGCAGCGTGCCGCCCTCGCCGGCCGGCAGGGGGGCCGCTTCGGCGGAGCCGCGCCGGCGCCACCCCACCCGCCGGTCCGCGGCGTCCCGGGCGCTGCCGTCCCACCACTGGTCGTGCTCCGGGGAAGGGGGCGGCGCATGGGACAGCCCGGCGCCGGGCAGCACGAGGAGCGGCCGCCGGGGGCGGGACCCGGCACCGAACAGCTCGATCAGGCTGTCGGTGTCGAGCGACTTGGTGCGACCCACGCTTTCCGCGGTGAGATGGACCACTTCCCCCGCGTCCTCACCCGCGACGACCCGCAGCTCCGCGCTGCCCTGCACAGCGCCGTCCGGTAACGGCGTGCCGAGGCTGACGCGTACGCCGTCGCGCAGCGGTGACCGGGCGAGTGGTATCAGGGCGGGCAGTGCGGTGTCGCCGACGTAGAGCATCGGTAGGTCGAAACCCGGGTCGTCCTGCGGGGTGTAGCAGGTCACGGGGGTGTCCGACTCCTCCATCCCCCGCCACGGCCACCGTCGGCCGAACAGCTCGGCGAGCTCCTGCATCACCGCGATCTCCGGCGCGGTCAGCTCGATGTCGTGCTCGGTCCCGTCGAGCGTCACCACCGTCAGTATCCTGCGCATCGCCGTCCTGCCCCGATCCCGATCCCGTCCCGGTCCCGCCGGCTCAGCGGTCCGCGCCGGGAAGCGTGCTCTGGCCCTGCAACTGCCTGGTGCTGGAGCTGAATTCGGCCTGCCAGTCGGCGGTCTCGCCGTCGACGTGACCGCGCACGGAGTCGGCCAGCCGCTGGATGAGGGCCAACTGCCGCTCGACCTCGGCCGGTTCGAGCAGCCGCCCGGGGATGTCCGCGCCGGGTCCGGCCCGCAGCACATCGGTGGCCCACTCCAGCCGGACCGCGTTCAGCTCGGTGCGCAGGGCGTGCGCGACGACGATGTCACGCATCCAGGCGGCGGACACCCCGAAGAAGTGGTCAAAGCCCTTGCAGCCCGCGGCGACCGCGAGCAGGACGTAGCCCCAGCCCTGCCCGGAACCGCCGTAGGCGGCCGTGCCGAGCGGCACCGCCGTGCCCGCCACGGCGAAGGCGATGGCCAGGCCCTGGAGCAGCCGGGAGCCGACGCGCTTGAGCCGCTTGTCGTTCAGATACCAGTCGATGGCGGTCTCGGCCTCCTGCTCGGCCCAGGTCCGCAGGGCGGCCAGCGTCTCGCGCTGTGCGGCCGGGTCGGTGGCGGCGGCGGGCGGCACGTCGGGAAAGGGCTGCGGCTCCAGATCCCTGCTCCGCCGGGCGCGGCGCGGCCCGCCACGGCGCAGTGCCGCCGGTGCCCCTGCTCGCGCCCCAGGACTCGGCCCCTCGTGGCCCGCCATCGGTCCCGCCCTCTCACCCGCCCCGGCCGGGCCGGGTCCCCGTGCGAGAGGCTATCGGCTCGCGCCGCCGGGGGGCGCGGGAATGCGCCGATCGGCCGCCGCGGCCAGCGGGTGACGCGTATACGGAAACGCGGCCTGCCCGGGAGCGGGCAGCGGCCGGCGGGCAGGCACCGGCCACCGGGACGTCCGGCACGCCGCCCGCGCGGCCGCGCCCGCCCGTGCCCGGGACCGACGTGGCGGCCGCGGTCGCGCAGGTCGAGTCGCACGTCTTTATGACGCCGGGCTGCCGCCGGCGGACCTGGTCGGGCCGCCGGCGCGCGGCGACGGCACCCTGTTCTGGCCCGATCCGGACCCTTTCGGACGATCTTGCGCGTAACGGCAACGCAAGGTGCCGGGGAGGCTGCTGTTCATCGGAGCCGTCTAGCATCGGCCGCATGCTGGACTATGACGTGGAGGCGGAGCGTTACGACGCGACGCGCGGCGGGGTGCCGCGGGCGCGGTCGGCGGCACGGGCCGTGCTGGCCCTCGTGCCCGATCGGGCCCGCACCCTGCTGGACGTCGGGTGCGGCACGGGCCTGGTGACCGAGTACCTGGCACGGCCGGGTCTCCAGCTCTTCGCGGTGGACGCGGCGGCGGGGATGGTGGCCGCCACGGCCGACCGGACCGGCGTCACGGTGGTGCGCGGCAACTGCCACCGGCTGCCGTTCGCCGACGAGTCGCTCGACGCGGTGAGCGCGGTGTGGCTGCTGCACCTGCTGCCGGACGCGACGACGGTGGTCGCCGAGTGCGCCCGGGTGCTGCGGCCCGGCGGGGTCTTCGTGACCACCGTCGACAAGGACGCCGGGCACGACATGGACAGCGACGTCGACCGGCTGCTCGCCCCCTACCGGGTGAGCAGGGCCTTCGACGGAGCGGCGCGGATCCTGGCGGCGGCCTGCGAGCACGGCCTGAGCCGGGTGGGCGAGGCCCGCTTCACCGGCCACGGGCAGGGCAGGGCCCCGAACAGTACGGCCGGGGCCGTGGCCGGCGGCTACTTCGCCTCCGCGCTGGTCCTGGACGAGTCCCAGACGTCGGCGCTGGCCGAGCGGCTGTCGCTGCTGCCCAACCCGGACGTGCCCCGCCCGGACCCGGTCTACCGGCTGCTGGCGCTGCGCAAGACGGTGTGAGACAGGCGCTGTGATCGGGGCTGTCAGGGCTTGAGTTCCGACAGGGCGGCGGCGAGCCAGTCCTCGACGGCCTGGTGGGTGACACCGAGGGCCGTGACGGCCTGCGCCGAGGGGTCCTGGTCGTCGCTGAGCACGCCGAGCAGGATGTGTTCCGTGCCGATGTAGTTGTGGCCGAGGCGCAGGGCC from Streptomyces sp. NBC_01198 includes these protein-coding regions:
- a CDS encoding LysR substrate-binding domain-containing protein, encoding MFEPAQLRTFLAVAQTLSFTQAAHRLGLRQSTVSQHVRRLEEAAGCRLFLRDTHGVELTEDGEAMLGFARPILEANERAAAFFAGTRLRGRLRFGVSEDFVPTRLPEILAAFRHDHPEVDLELTVELSGTLHQRLDAGGLDLCLAKRHSPEGPGRLVWRDKLVWIGGERLRLDPRRPVPLIAFPPPGITRARVLDVLERHGRAWQVAGTSASLSGLVAAARAGLGVMAHAQGLIPAGLVRVPARACGLPDLGGVDFVLLHGRRDSRAQEAADALAEAILAAGDLLHRPLP
- a CDS encoding AMP-dependent synthetase/ligase — encoded protein: MRQFTVPSLATAPKAGGLADAVFGNALQAPEQVVLARADDQGAWHDVSAAEFRDQVLAVAKGMLAQGVRFGDRVAIMCRTRYEWTLFDFALWAIGAQSVPVYPTSSSEQVRWMLHDSGAVAAVVEHEDHAMTIGAAVDELPRLLRLWQLDGGCVEELSEAGRHIGDDVVERHRLAVTPDAVATVIYTSGTTGRPKGCVLTHANFMAETDNVVARWQPVFASKPGEEPSTLLFLPLAHVFGRMVEVACVRHRIRLGHQPSMTAADLIPSLAGFRPTFVLAVPYVFEKVYQAARRKAEIGGRLGPFDKSVEVAVRHAEAMEAKAFGTGPGPSTSLRMQHQLYEKLVYSKVRDALGGRVRHAISGGSAMERRLGLFFCGAGVTIYEGYGLTETTAAATANPPEQTRFGTVGQPVPGTTVLIAEDGEIWLRGGQVFTRYLNNLKATEEVLRDGWLATGDIGALDEDGYLTITGRKKEILVTSGGKSVSPIALEDRVRAHPLVGQCVLVGNNRPYVAALVTLDPEAVTHWLTMRGKPRLHSSELLHDPDLETEIRRAVVAANTLVSQAESIRTFRILGEQFSEEGGTLTPSMKLKRRAIETTYAAEIAALYRP
- a CDS encoding metallophosphoesterase family protein, yielding MSVFRPSQSYRADLDVRLGPGRLPSWIRPPAEGARPNSAAWLVVMPRRAGKTWLAAGIAGLRADGGTVRVDLRSSVSVRRTRLGCLTGARPAPPVEEGQLVIVDEPALARPGGPGVPPEALAEGLLRVKDTGATALVLATPAESALLVGHLGPDVRKDVLRPPVLDADECARMAARAPQWAPALVERLRAADPGWLHTPFLLELALHTAEERPALRADSEALLRAAVEVADDRHEYIQQWFRNGLGEQHRAALRAARWRAAGLTVPARTAPAGSAEPAYGEGSAADVTAYGAAAVDAADRVRRGASLADDPVLARHLPEVLRVHHISDLHHGGRLSATVDTKDPTQAGHRIAALAGAGTALDSYLDHVRQLAAQGRAPHLVVVTGDIVDRPSEAHGALARGWLDDLAALLAPHRDLRPDDPRVLLVGGNHDVSWDLALDPSPQARHRWFAANFAGLPHPDLQLADPRERRLYVGYQGVGLRFALLGSAESGGEAARDEDRELLRGFQERYLAAGGGADGAAASADDAGIAAAVRDFERHDPGVIARGVLDRLSAGHGYVTVAALHHPLSPVPAVEVAPYSGVVNAGQAKRALAAARISLVLHGHTHLAFAAAERLLGAGPPWTLRIAGAPALASRETEERNGYNELFVAREGGAHSLAVRTVRLDGGQWTPGEVYAFRPGAADECDLAELCADDRP
- a CDS encoding FtsK/SpoIIIE domain-containing protein, yielding MRRILTVVTLDGTEHDIELTAPEIAVMQELAELFGRRWPWRGMEESDTPVTCYTPQDDPGFDLPMLYVGDTALPALIPLARSPLRDGVRVSLGTPLPDGAVQGSAELRVVAGEDAGEVVHLTAESVGRTKSLDTDSLIELFGAGSRPRRPLLVLPGAGLSHAPPPSPEHDQWWDGSARDAADRRVGWRRRGSAEAAPLPAGEGGTLLFARPPRVLPQARADSPEAPARVRWWHGSDARLMRLREHGRLLRARVVAINAAWTPLALSGESLADLRLAGKVVPDIAALLARAYPEPADVKMTAVLHGRRLWERRRADPDFLALRSGLRTVAPASPGFRLPAAGGLVPLAEHAFPAVVSLPEHGVIGVVGAGDRPRRLAGWLALQTAVHHCPEDVVLRVLTDARGALDWRWLRWLPRSSSALDDGDAPRVHADPTSVAEQIGELLLLLADRQRGAAAAAAEPPAAASPGAEPAPPAPPAGVSEGAAADGPPGPAVVLILDGIRRLRALPGVARLVQEGPAVGMYVVCLGTEARHLPPGCGWSLDTEADGGPQVVEGSVRYPVMADLPRGGWFEAPARALAPLRDAATVQRALDLADRPLPELLGLDSPEDPGPIVARWSAVPRSTTAVVGQADGFPFEVDLRRHGPHALVAGAGGSGRTAFLRTWVTSLAVANRPDEMIFVLVDYKGGTAFGSVAELPHVTSLIADLDTRQAERILGRLQAALRSRETQLSTYAARDIDHYHHLRDRDRDLPPLPRLVFVIAEFTGLVRELPDLVTGLLNIAQRGRSLGVHLVLATQRPGGLLPSVIQSTTNLRIALRVSGAHESVAVIDAPDAAAIPRSNPGRAFLRSGADELREFQAAMPVEPDRPHPLDLKVTMRELDRPAPPRNQPAHAAPSGGRGGAGPTDLDQLVSAVRTAARHIGLPSVPGPLPDQLPLVVTLSELPAPEGPVRDPAPVAYGVMEFADEPGRQPALFDLAADGPLAAIGAPRSGKSQLLRTIAAALAVRHSAADVHLFGIDSGNGALQALSGLPHCGAVVTRGRPDHMARLVGRLTAALYSRQQLFAEGGFSDIAAQRQAVPEERRLPYLVLLLDRWEAFAEFAQHDGGRMADDLDLLSSQGPAAGIQLVLTAETMLEAFATRAGLQVQDALVFNQRARDDYPGWGVEVPAAPLEPGRAFQAFSPVELQIALLDGEPTGRGQSDALDRLAAELRTREAHVPHARRPFTIDDAPRAAEKFHVGPGKGRPVGREDVLAWLRDRHATGASAALLGPRRAGKSWVLEELRRRLAAEGGRREIHRLTVPPSKSEVADDPDALAGLLDRWVRDAGNPAEALLDKAAESAAGSRLVFLLDEVGRLTDYGPAAVSWLRDLGQAGAWLVYTGTEKDWRTVVRWALTAPGSSFGNDVNARLLGPLDRDAALDFLSGTAANLGVALGRDTTAAAVVAAVGSWPYYLQVVGDALVRAVQGNDLSALSSADALRALIGARLLDECSLHFQSRWAEIGPAGRAALLTAPGTMPRDATPAQREDLREVGLLRPGEEWLDDPPLLDWIARNDISLRDGELPV
- a CDS encoding SLATT domain-containing protein, with the translated sequence MAGHEGPSPGARAGAPAALRRGGPRRARRSRDLEPQPFPDVPPAAATDPAAQRETLAALRTWAEQEAETAIDWYLNDKRLKRVGSRLLQGLAIAFAVAGTAVPLGTAAYGGSGQGWGYVLLAVAAGCKGFDHFFGVSAAWMRDIVVAHALRTELNAVRLEWATDVLRAGPGADIPGRLLEPAEVERQLALIQRLADSVRGHVDGETADWQAEFSSSTRQLQGQSTLPGADR